The nucleotide window CAAGTACAGACATGCAAACAAAAGTGACATAACTAGGAAACTGAACCGAACATCAAACTGATATGCCTCTTAATTTTGGTTTTTCTAGTTCAACGGCTTGTTTGTCATTGTATAAATTATTTGGAGGCATACTTTACATAATTAAAGTTTAATAGCAAATACAAAAAAGTACCTTGATATCTACATTGCTGAAGAATCTTAAGCATTGTTGAATTACATGATGACCATCCCCATTCTTGGTTAAGGTGAGTGTGACATGCCTCTGCTTCAGAACTGATACAAGCAAGGATATTTGCTCTTGAGTGGTAATACACTCCACCATCTTTTGTACAACACGAGTTCTACAAAATGTTTTAcacaaaatttattaaaaaaaacaacaatgaaaCACTCAAACTTTAAATTTTGCTCCAAAAACGAAACTACTTACCCATGATGATCAGTACACAGACTTATAATCCTATGTTCATTAGTGGTCAACCAAAGAAGAAGTTGAGTCAATTGTTCTTCGTTACACACCTCAAACAGCTTCTGCACAACAAAATTACCAGAAGGGTCTTTTATGAGTTCACTCAGATTATCTTTCAGATccataaaaattatatatatctcCTCTGGCTTTCGATCTTCTAACTTCCTCTGCAAGAAAACACATCCTTGTGGTTCTTTAGCCAATAAACAAATTTGGCCTCTCAAATGATCCAAAGATAACAACATGGAGTAATTGTTGGAATACTGCTTCCTTGATGACAACAAGTTTGATCCAACCCCATTAATAGATCTTCCACGGCTGGAATCAAGTCGGATCCCACTCTGATCCAAATTAGTCCTAACTGAATATCCTCCACGCTGCAAATTAGCTGTGGATTGATCCAATGAATTAAACCCCAATGATCTCAGATGAGTTTCCCTAGCAGCAGATTGGATCCTCATCGTCAGCAAGCTTTTCAACAGttgctgctgttgctgttgaTATTGATATGTATGAAACCTATCAATATCAAGTGGAGATAGATCAGAACCCCTTGAAGTTGATAGATTCATCAGACTGAAAGCTTGATTGATATCATAGTCCTCTCCAATAGGGTTTAGGGGCACCCTATTCATATCAActggttgttgattttggtgGTTTTGTAAGGTAGGGTTTTGAGAGAGATGGTTTAGTGACAGATAAGGGATCTGGTTTCTTGGTGTAGACGGGTATGGGAGTTGTGGTTGATAATAAGAGTTAAACTGTATAGGATCAATAGGGTGGTGATTTTGGTTTTGCATATTTTGTGAAGGGATTGGTTGTTGAAGAACATTGTAGTCTGAAGGATAAGAAGCAAATATGGGATTTATACCAGTAGAATGTTGGACAACTCCTCCTCCATTGTTattgtttcttctctcttcagCCTCTTCACTGGCTCTCCACGACTCCATAGTATACaatccaaaagaaagaaaaatactaattaagagaaagaaagaaaaaaaaaagtctgagAAGAGTCTCTAATTGGGAAACAGAAGGAAGGAAGACTGAAACAACGAAACACTATTAGGGGTTTATGAAGAGGTTCAAGGCCGCTAGAGTTTTGATACTTGCAGATTACTGGGGGTTTGTGAAGAGGTTTAAGCCCGCTAGAGTTTTGATACTTGCAGATTACTGaatctaaatatatatatatatatatatatatataagcacacTTCTTTTGTTTCCAATttccatgcaaaaaaaaaaaaaagaagcattaATTCAGCCTTGtttatattctttttttatataaaataaaaaaattgaacccaATCTTGTGCATACGGGaagcaaatcaaataaaaactgACTAGAAGGAAACAAACAGAGTTACCAAATACCAAGAATCATAGGAGAGTAACTAAACCTGACCAGAAGGAACTGTAAAACCATCAACAAAGATAGAAACCTCATGAAATATTGGCTTCTCCGAACTGGAACCACCGTGTAAGGAAGTCGAAGCCTCTGCTTCGAACGGATTGTGAAGCTTCCAGTTCTTCTTCACCATATAACTACAATTCAAATCAGAAGTCAtcgttaacaaaaaaaaaatcacgatAACATCGTAATCCGCACAATCAAACCAGCAAAAAAGCTTTTCCGTCTGCAATTCCTCTAATTGACAAGAAAAAAGGACGACTTTCAAAGAGattgaaagaaaattaaaaaaacctcTTAACAAAATCGGTAATTCGTTTCAGAGATGTTGAaactggaaaaaaagaaaacaaaaaagggagATAAAGAGAAAGAACCTGCCGAAATTGGAGAGAGAATTGGCGCCCCAAGCCATAGCTAGGGTCTTCTGGTTCTTGCTACTGCTCTCTTGTTCCTCTTCCTGTTACTGCCATTACTGTAGTGTGAAGTAGAATTCGAACTGATGCTTCTCTTCGACATTTGGCCTTAATTCAGAGCTCGAAAAAGGGTACAACAAATAGTGCAATTCAAACGAACAGATTCAAATGAATTGGCAATCCTGTTATATAGCGCGACTGTGTAACAAAACTACAAAAGCCAAGAGCTGGTTTGGGCCTGGGCCTATCTGGTGTTGAGGCTAATGGGCCTCGTGAGAACCAAGGCCCATTAAGAAGAAAACCTATCCTTGACGAGGTTGGAAACTTGGAACTCTCTACTCCTTTAGGTTTTCCTCTTTTAATAattcttaaattattttgtttaattattctttaagattatttaattattatgtttatttattttttaaagattgAGAAGAAGTGGATAGAAAATcgcaaagaaaaagagaagtagAAAGCATGTTGGAGAAGGAACAAGACGACagcgttttattttttttatttttttttcatttttcttttctttcttttagagTTAAAGTCAGAAATATAATGAAAACTGAAAAACATCAAATCAATCTTAGGcttcatattttaaaaaaatcaaacatttatgtttattatattaaattaatctaaatgtttttaatattattataaattatttcttatttattCTACTATTTATTTTAATCTGTTACaatttaaatgcataatacccccaCATAATACCCACTCGTAATGTAGCTACAATTCTCTGCCCAAATGACATCACAAATTTCAGCTCCTGGACAAGAAAGgggaagaaaataaaactttAACAGGAATGcagaaaaaccaaaataataCATCACAAGAATCCTATAATACTCTTACACCATCAGAACATGACAAGAAGGAAGATAGGCCCATAACTGATAAAATTAtgactggaaaaaaaaagtgtatccGTCTACAAACTCTACACATAAATGAACTCCCAATTCCAGTCTCCTCATGTATGAAAAAAGGTTGCATACACCAttcaatatatacacacacaaatctCAAGCAACTTCCTCACCACCCCGAGTATCATCTTCCACATCACTTGTCAATGATAAAAGTTCCGTCAGCTCCATTCGAAATTCAAGGCCTCTCAGATAGTGTCCCAGCAGCATACACCTGAAGTAGAGAAAAGCAGATATCAGAATCCAAAGAGCTTTTTATATATTTCATTCCTTATTTGCAGAAGCAAACATATAATAATTACACAACAGAAGCAAAGAACTACTAAAGCAAGCAACCTTGCACATCAGAGTTTCAGCCCTCCTTGCCCAACAAGGTAAGggtaaaagtaaacaactctcgtgcacaggGCTCCCGTAGTGGCAGGGTTGGGGACAGACAGGATGTAAGCAAACCTTAcccccatataatatgtggagagactatttctagtaattgaacatgtgacctctaggtactacaactctaccactggaccACTTGATAGAAAGGATAATAAGGAGAGGAATATCTGATGCATCAAAAGATAACATCAA belongs to Tripterygium wilfordii isolate XIE 37 chromosome 2, ASM1340144v1, whole genome shotgun sequence and includes:
- the LOC120004973 gene encoding putative pumilio homolog 8, chloroplastic isoform X1, encoding MRFLSLLMVLQFLLVSIFLSFGLYTMESWRASEEAEERRNNNNGGGVVQHSTGINPIFASYPSDYNVLQQPIPSQNMQNQNHHPIDPIQFNSYYQPQLPYPSTPRNQIPYLSLNHLSQNPTLQNHQNQQPVDMNRVPLNPIGEDYDINQAFSLMNLSTSRGSDLSPLDIDRFHTYQYQQQQQQLLKSLLTMRIQSAARETHLRSLGFNSLDQSTANLQRGGYSVRTNLDQSGIRLDSSRGRSINGVGSNLLSSRKQYSNNYSMLLSLDHLRGQICLLAKEPQGCVFLQRKLEDRKPEEIYIIFMDLKDNLSELIKDPSGNFVVQKLFEVCNEEQLTQLLLWLTTNEHRIISLCTDHHGTRVVQKMVECITTQEQISLLVSVLKQRHVTLTLTKNGDGHHVIQQCLRFFSNVDIKDIMKEIAENCLDIATNKSGCCVLQQCLSYAPRDIKDRLVADITANALSLSGHPYGNYVVQFLLAMGMPQVTAEMVAKLEGSYVSLSLDKFGSHVVEKCLRESGVGDRSRIIQEMIYSPDFLKVLQDPFGNFVAQSALEVSKGDIHDILVSCIVDKSAYLQSHLHGKRVLAHARASKRHVARFV
- the LOC120004973 gene encoding pumilio homolog 12-like isoform X2; this translates as MRFLSLLMVLQFLLVRFHTYQYQQQQQQLLKSLLTMRIQSAARETHLRSLGFNSLDQSTANLQRGGYSVRTNLDQSGIRLDSSRGRSINGVGSNLLSSRKQYSNNYSMLLSLDHLRGQICLLAKEPQGCVFLQRKLEDRKPEEIYIIFMDLKDNLSELIKDPSGNFVVQKLFEVCNEEQLTQLLLWLTTNEHRIISLCTDHHGTRVVQKMVECITTQEQISLLVSVLKQRHVTLTLTKNGDGHHVIQQCLRFFSNVDIKDIMKEIAENCLDIATNKSGCCVLQQCLSYAPRDIKDRLVADITANALSLSGHPYGNYVVQFLLAMGMPQVTAEMVAKLEGSYVSLSLDKFGSHVVEKCLRESGVGDRSRIIQEMIYSPDFLKVLQDPFGNFVAQSALEVSKGDIHDILVSCIVDKSAYLQSHLHGKRVLAHARASKRHVARFV
- the LOC120004973 gene encoding pumilio homolog 12-like isoform X3 produces the protein MRIQSAARETHLRSLGFNSLDQSTANLQRGGYSVRTNLDQSGIRLDSSRGRSINGVGSNLLSSRKQYSNNYSMLLSLDHLRGQICLLAKEPQGCVFLQRKLEDRKPEEIYIIFMDLKDNLSELIKDPSGNFVVQKLFEVCNEEQLTQLLLWLTTNEHRIISLCTDHHGTRVVQKMVECITTQEQISLLVSVLKQRHVTLTLTKNGDGHHVIQQCLRFFSNVDIKDIMKEIAENCLDIATNKSGCCVLQQCLSYAPRDIKDRLVADITANALSLSGHPYGNYVVQFLLAMGMPQVTAEMVAKLEGSYVSLSLDKFGSHVVEKCLRESGVGDRSRIIQEMIYSPDFLKVLQDPFGNFVAQSALEVSKGDIHDILVSCIVDKSAYLQSHLHGKRVLAHARASKRHVARFV